CACCtccttcactgaaagtgtcccttGTTCAGCACCCCTCCCCACGAGAATTCTTGACATGTCAGCATCCCACAGTGAAGGTGTGAGGCTGTGAGTGGCTGCCCAGTATCCAAGCTAGATACCATATTTCAACAAagaggaaaatttttatttttcaaaaacctATCACATCTATCCTCGCCAGGCAGGAGGCACCCAcacaaactagtcaattccccctCTGTATTGCTGCTCGGCGGTAGGATATCATCATTGCTAGCTTGTGGGGATACaatactggtagagcacttgcccgcgaaaggcaaaggtcccgagttcgagtctcagttttaaactgccaggaagtttcacaatactTAATATTTTTTTCCTAAATCACAATTTAACAGCAAAAGTGCTAACCCATCCCCCTGTCTCACACTAGTTTTCATTTTAAAAGAGATATTTTGCTCACAGATTTTACTTGAGATGCTGTCTTTGTTAGAGCACACTATGTTTTCATCAATTGATAGATATTCTCCTTAATAGTTGACCCATTGTGTACACTCCATGAATTGAACTTAATGTTTTAATTTGGTCTGTTTATTGTCACTGTTCAGCATACCATGTAGTGTTTATTCATATAAATTGAGTAAAGAAATTTGTGTTTATTATAATAGAGAATGAAAAATGGGTAAATAcaggaattaaatagtaaatgcaGCCTCTGTTTTCACATTTTAGTCCAACCCCTTAATCCTCTATTGATCCTGCCCATGATAATTAATACTCAGTATTTATTTATGCCAAACTGAGCCTCTTTTCTTGTTTACATTGTCACTTAGTCCTCGATATTAGCTGCTAATGTAATTGGGATCTATAAAGTCAAAAGCATCATGCTGTCCAAAAACTAGTAGTCCGTGTTATTATTAAATTGGATTATTTCAGCAATTTGCATTTCTTGTGTGTTTGGAATAACATATATGTCATTTTAGTATTGATTAGCACAAAAATCCTGTGTCTATTCATAGTTGATTTGCATTAAATTCATACTAGCAAAATTCTGCATTTTAGCTATTTGTTGGTAATATCTGCTTAGTCATTGTTTAATATGTGATTTTTCTCCTTCTGTCAGTGGTCTTTGTAGTTATCAATGAGGAAACATCTGATGCCCAATAAATTATAATCAGCAGGATTAACAAAGGCTAGATTTGTTCTCTCACATGTTGAAATGTGCCATCCTGCAACTGAATGGCATCACTGGCAGTATGAATATGTTGTTTCAgtgtcagttagttagttacgtgttccattgataaaTAAcatggaaaaaccgttatgatgtggaacgtgtcaaatgcacaagaaatgttcacaggaaacaaggtttttttttttttacattatagtgttatacccaaatatttctattatctatcccattcccttaaatggcacaaaatgcatatactatatctccaggtttatttactcatattcaagaattcatatatggtatagaaggagttgtccaggaggtatgatttcaatttgtttatgaaactattactgctgactgtcaaacattttgtttcatctggtaatttatcaaaaatttCATAGCAGCATatttcacctctttctgtgccaaagataggttaagtaaaggaggATAGtgcaggtctttcttttttctggtgctgtaatcatgaatgtcgctgttgattttaaactggtccatgttgttgagaaaaaatttcattactgagtaaatgtactgtgaagcaattgtaagaattcctaaccttttaaacagatgcctacaagatgtgtggctatgaaccccacacattattctaactagtttcttttgagcagtgaataccttttgcctggtgttgagttgccccagaatattattccgtatgacatcagagagtggaagtatgcaaagtatgttaacttactaatttctacatcctcaaaattggcaattatactgattgcaaaagttgctggacctagtcactttaggagatccaaaatatgacttttccaatcaagattctcatctatatgtacacccaaaaacttagtatgctctaccctggctactgacttcttttgatgtgttatgtttattgaaggaattatactttttgcagcagaaaattggatgtactgtgttttttcgaagttcagagcaagcccattcacagaaaaccaattaataacttttccaaagactttatttgtatcattttctattgtactttcttttattggattaataattatgcttgtatcatcagcaaacagtgtcagttcagcatcttgtttcacataagaagggaggtcattcacatatattaagaacaggaggggacccatgatcgaaccttgtggaacacctaatgtaatttcaccccagttagatgaagtggcaaactccattgaatcacttgaagcatataaagagactttttgcttcctgttctgtagatatgacttaaaccactcatatgctgttccattgataccatagaattgtaatttctgtaacataatctcatggttcacacaatcaaatgctttggatgagTCACAGattattcctactggtgacattttactatctaAAGactcagtgaaattgtatattgctgtctcagtggaacagcatttctgaaatctgaactgttatttactaagtatcccattactgttgagatggctaaccactcttgagtacattactttctcaaagatttttgaaaatgctgtaagcaaggatactggccagtaattattgacatctgtggtttccccctttttgtagagaggcctgacaatagcgtattttaacctgtctggaaaaataccctgattcagtgatgcattacatatgtgactcaaaacatcagctgtaattgctccacattgttttaataacttgttagagatgtcatctgctgcaacagaacatttatttttcaaagatttaataattttccttatttcacaagaggttgttagatgaaacttgatctgacaaaaaattttcaaaactgactcttccatgtactgcctggctttttcttttgaactattctcaacaattttttctcctacacttaagaagtgattgttaaatacattggctgcctgtgtactgttggttaagatggactcattctctttaacagtaatctgCACTTGCAGGATGAACTCTGCGTACACAGCTTCTTTCAGATGGACTCACAGGTAGAAATTGAAAGGGTTGAGGTCCAACAAACAGGTAGGCCATGTCATTTGACACCTAGACCAAATCATCATCCACTGTTGATGTTGTTGGGATGTCTCCACACTGAAAGGCAGAGATGTACTAGAACACTATCATGTAGTGTCCACATTATTCTTCATACAACCAAAGACATGTGTTCCAGCAGGGGAAGCAGGGTCGCATGCGCACTCTCATTGTGCGCAGCTCTATGCCACACACCCACCTGTCTTTTCCCATTCTATGCCCCTCTCCTTTCTGATccctgttttccccctcatctcccccccccccccccacagcctcCAAATGTTGTGCCTGGCAGATTTCTGACCTTTTGTTTTGTATCTCAAAGTTCTCTATTTGGACTGCTCCAGCACCTCTCCTATTTTGTTCCAAGAGGTTAGGAACACAGTGTGTTATTTGTATGGAAAACAGCGATACTTTGAAATTAAATTCTTCTCATACATGCAGCATGCATTATCATGCTGATCTATATTTTACTTGACTTAGAAAAAGAACTTTCCAGCCCATACTGCGCTTGTGAGCTACATTATTTCTGTTTAGGTGACTTTTtccttttaaaatgattttttcaatTTTATGTAGTAGCTAACTTGTTAGTATTTACTGTATTATCTTTCTTCCCTCTCATATTTCAGGCCTACTGAATATTCTAGTCCACTTACTGTTACTTTCAATGTCATgcttttttgtttcctgtttatccATATCAGTGAATTGTTTCCTTTTCCTGTTTCCATtgtgtgtagttttttttttttttttttttgtaacagctgtTTTTCATATAATTGCTAGCCTTTTCAATGCAATAATTTAAGTTCTCATACTTTCTTGTGAAAAGACTCTATCTACTTCaaaatcagttaaaaataaaacatataaGCTGTTAGTTAACTTAACTTTGCGGTCCTCtcatttctgatttcatttctgttctGTTTCCAAAATAACTGATGCATATGGTTATACAGTATATAGAGACACTGACACAGCTGAATTTCAGTATTACCATCAGCCTCATTTGATTGTTACAGAGAGGTGTTAAAATAAAAAGACAGAATTGGGAACTTAACAATAATCTTAACCGCTTTGTACAACATTATTTATTCAAGTAACAATTTTAAATAACAAACAACATGTAATGTATCCATGAAAATGTGCTTTTTATGGTACATATTTGTGTTGCTAAAATCGGTGATGCATTATGTATCACTtctaaaatatttaaattcttggCAAGAATGTGACAAATTAAGGGGCACACGTGTGTCCTATTAGAACATGGAATTCATATTTTGCCCTTCTTCAGCATGCTTCTGGACTGTAGCATTGGTTCCATCTTGCAGTTCTCACAAGTCCACATATTTAGGAAAGTTCTGTTATCCCTGTAACAGACACTTGGTTGTTTTCCTGACTGACATTTCAGATGCTTGCCAGGATTTTAGTTGTTTGtagaaattcttattattaaacatttttatcTGCTTCAGTAAGTCAGTCCCTTTTTTAAAAACCTCCTGCGTATATTATGTTGTGTATTTTTGATGATAAATGTTATAAGTGGTGGGCAGATAAGATTTATTGTCTTCACAGTAAAGACCTGAAAATAAtgtaactgaaattaaaattattttcaaagaatTGCTACATTATATGTAGAGAAAAATTATAGTTGAAGTCATTATGGAGCAGTAAGTATACAAAATTATAACATGTCATATTTGAAAATAAGACAAGGCTCATgcaaaatacatctttaaaatCAAACTTTTGTTTCTTTTCCAATGAAGACCTCATCATCAAATGGAATACCACTGAATGTAGTGTGTCTTTCAAATGCTGTTTTGTTTCCACATCATTATTAAGTATCACTGACAGCACCCTTGTGTACCCTTATGCAAGATTCCTTTGTGAGCTCTTGTGTACGTTAAATCAGCTTTTGATAATTTCAGGCCCATTTACACAAAGTATCATTGATTATTATTGCAATAGTTTGTGTCACACAGTGTCAAATGGAAAAGTCAAAAGTTATGATTTCTtttgtaaaatcattttattttttcagAAAGTTAAAGGCTTTTTTGAGTATGGTCCTACCAGAATACTGTGTGGAAAATATCCAGTTGTACTTTCTGTCACTCCCACTTTTTTTAGAGCACTGTCAACATATTTTTTGGCATCTGGTGCCATGAGAGATGGTCTCCGAATTTTGCTCATTTTGGTAGCCACGTATCCAGGTGAAACACACTGTATTACTAGACCTTTGTGCCGGTATTCATCTGCAAGGTCTCTCGAGAATTTTTCTGTGTATGCCTGAAATTATATTATTTAATTCAAGATCTTTAATCTTTCTGTAGGAAGCACAATAtattcttcatctctctctctctctctctctctctctctctctctctctctctctctctctctacacacacacacacacacacacacacacacacacacacacacagagagagagagagagagagagagtttgcacAGCACCTGTCAAATAAAATGCATgacaaagaacaaacaaaaataaaacgtATCAAGTCTTATCTTCATTAATTCATCCATGGATGCACACCATTCAAAAGATTAGGTGGAAAATGTTACGGAACCTACACTGAACCACTGAACTGCATAGAAAAGTAGCTAGGTATGCTAACAAGCAAACTtttattctttacagaaaaattacacaaaaaCACATAAGCAGATCATCATTCATTTCCTCAACAGATACCACCATATCAAACAGTCTCAAACAAAATGGGAATGATCACTAATCCAGGCAGTTTTCATCAGAATTTGAGAGTTCTAGTTTCTAGTTTGCTGTACATGGGTGTTTGATAGCCTGATACCTATGTGACCTGCTCGATAAAAGCCCATAGAGCTCACTCTGCTGTATCTGTCTGCGGTTTTCAATGAGAGTTCTTTGAAACCTGTGATGCAACAAGATGACCACAAACACCAATTGAGTTTGCCCTACACATGTTTTATATATCAATGTTGATTCCACCATGTGAACATGCAATGCTCACAAGACTTCCATGGGGATGATAAGTACATGTGACCAGGCTTTAATGAGCATGAAATGGAATCCAGAGCCAACACCATATGCATAAGTCTCCAAATGTGCTCAAAGGATCTCTTAAATGTACCCAATGTGCacacaatttttggtaattcaagtgctcggtcacaatgccatacaaaacactacgagaaacattaggaaagtcttcccacaaggaggaaatcataaagcatctgttttctctcaccttattgtccatttcttgcaccaaactttcattaacgacacaaggacgtccactccgttgttcatcatgcacatttgtgcggccatctttaaatactctcacccactttcttaccaatccaccactcataatgttttctccataaactgcacagatctcacgatgaatattgattgcttttaggcctttagcactaagaaatcttataacagcccgtacttcacagtcggcaggactcacggttatcggaggcatcttaaatactcagtacacaatgtaagcaaggaagaatcagactgtaatggtgtcagtgcgtagacaacagatgtaggtacccagtgcgcatgtgCAGAACGCTGACCACTGCACTGCGGCCACGGCGTGGCAGAATGGTaagtacttaaaaaacacgccttgtacaTTTCAGCCGAGGAAAGCTAAGTTGTAAGAAGATGATACATATTGCAGTTATGCTTTGATAACTGGTATCTTTATGTTATAATATGATAGTGTTGTAATGATCTTCATTAAAAATTCCACTGGCAGTTAATCCCATTCTTGAGGTAAAGTCGTGAGCAAGTCTGGAAGAGTGCTTGGTGTTGGTTGATGGGCTATAATCAGTTTCGTCTGTTCATTGCAAACATAAACTACAGCGGAGCTTCCCCATCTGTAAGGACTTTCTCAAACATATGACCTGGTGAAAAATCATCCCTCCACTCTCTCCTTGCTTTTCAAAAGATTTATTAACCCTATGTGTTTGCAAATGTGTCTTTGtaatttaaaaccttttaaaatcaATATTTATGCCCCTTTCTGTTTGATTGAATTGAAATTCCATATGTATGTATGAAAATGTTAACAGTGTAACATTACACTTCTATATGTCATAAATTTAAGATAAAGATTTCAAAATGGTCATGAAACTTTAGTATTTTCTCTCAGATTTTCAGGAAAAATCAATATATATgtgttttcagagctatatatcataaatttcaaaataaaggCTTGTTTTTCCTAACAAATTGAATGACAAATTTTCTTTTTTGAAATTCATGTCTCGCAGTCTCCTCTATCACTTCTaaatgaaattagaaataaataactgtTATATATCAAGCTGTTGTATGGAATATGTCAGTGTCTGTTAAATCTCTTTTTCAAATGATGAAGCAGAATTGTAATTCTAAATTATACAAACACCTTTTGTTCTCCCCTTGCCGTGTCCCTCACAGTTTGTCAGCTCTTGGTTTATAGTGTTAAATTCTGGAAGATTGCACTGGCCAGTCCCATCAGTAGAAATCTCACTGGTGAGAAAGCCGTATGCTATTGCAGTGTAATGCAGATGATCATTATCACCCCCGCTTGCAATAGTCCAAACCGACTGCACTGCTGAAAACTTATACATGTTATTGCAGAACCACATTTCTATGCCTTTGGGCATTAACAGTATTCCATCACCCGCGAAGTAAAATATGGCTTTATACAGTCACGCTCAAAATAATAAGCTCCCACATCAGCCACCAAACAGATCTCTTTTGACAATATTCCTGTGATTATACTGCCTTCAAATTTCTTTCCGCAGTAATGTATGGCAAGACATATTCTGCAAACAAAAGTTGGGTTTATCTGTAAAAGTGTACATTTCTTCATGGTCCATCTTGATGTAATTGATTCCACAGTGAACATGTAGAAGAGAGGATGGGGTGGATGATGGGaatgacacacatacacagcaactACTGTCAGCCTCTGATAGATAGATTTCTGGGAAACCACAACTACTGGCACAATTCTAAGCTCTGCATATAATTGTTATAGAGAAACTGATGGATTTCATCATGCAGACACCAGCCCTTTTGTGCGCTGGTTTCTTGGACAACCTTGTATTGCCCTACAGCTAACAATTCCAGTATGATGCAACCATCATTAAAGCCTTAAAATGACATTTTCTCACATAACCAATCCTACTGAGAATGAAGTGTACATCAGAGAATTCTATTTCATTAAACTaggtccacatgacatatttttggCAATGAGTTATAAATTTCACCAAATTTGCTCATAAAAAATGCTAATATGGGACATATTGAGTTATCATTGATTTTTATCTTTCTCTGTTCTTATTCAAACCACACACTACAGCTTTTCTATTTAGGTAATGTAATCCTGGTTTGTGAGTAAATCCTGATGGTAATGTGATTGCTCACCCTTCCTCTTTTCTTAATTACATTTAACTTTTGGACACTGGTGTTGCAGTTTACTTGTCCACACCCTAAAAGCTTCAGTTACAAGTTAATTTGAGAAAGATGAGCCTACAAATGAGGATGCAATTCTCATTTATCTGATCAACCATAGTGAGCATTGACAGCAtcagagaaaatctgaaaagagagtcTGAAGTAGCAAGGCTTATTTACATTTCAATATGTTGCACATCAGTTTAGATGTGGCTAGGTACTGAGGTTCAGCCTATCACTCAGGCAGTGGTGTGCCTTGTATGTGCAGACCGTAGCAAGTTTCTCTCTGTCACCAGCTTCATCCGGTCTGATGGCAGAACAGCATTTACTGACAATTGCAATTGacacaaaatgtcatcagcaaaatagagaggatattgcAGCATAATAGGTAggataaataaatacaaatgtaaaCTCTGCCCACAGGCCTCAGTGGGCCTGACGGTATCAACTGACCACAGTGTCATCTGTCAATGGCACCACCAGATGTGATATCGAGGGGCATCGGTCTGGCTGTTAACAGTTTTCATGACCTGGAGCCACTACTACTCAGTCAAGTGGCTCCTCTATTGGCATCACGAAGATGAGTGCACCCTTTCATGTCATTTCATGAAGCAAAACCCTTTAGTACTGGAAATTGAACAGAGttcctccacatggcagtcagtTGTGCTGACCACTCGACTACAGAGAGGAACAAAATAGGGACGATAGGGTCACCTACAGAGATAAAGATGAACTTGATGcaagataattttgaaatgaatCTGAAGAATACTCAGTCAGAAGTACCTAAAAATAATGCTGTTGCTACCATAATAAAGGATGTGATACTTTCTCTTCAAGTGAAAATTTTAGTCGAATGTAGTATGCGGAGATGAACAGATTTTctggtaacaaaataaattttcaaaataatatgTAGAAAGTTTGTCCTTAATTTGTATAGTCAGATTTGGAATTTGGAGATTGATCttgctgaatgtgagtccagtgccttAACTGCTTGTGCAGTACATGTGCTACGGTGACAATGGAAAGCAAGGATTATCCTACCACAAGGAAAATGTGTTACATCATCCTCTGTTATCAAGCTGTCAGCACGTCCAACTGCCGCACAGAGAACTCAAGTTTGATTCTTCGCAGTACGACCACTGATTTTTCCTCGGTTGGAATATGAGGAGCGAATGCACTCTGCTTTGTAAGGCCAACTGATGGGATACTGGAACAAGTAGCAGCTCCGAGTTTGGATAGCCAATGTAGACAGGAGAGGGTCATGCGCTGACTAAGCGCCTCTCCTTAGCACACCCCAATAATTCCATTAGCAGAAGATGACATTCCAGCTAGTCAGCAGTGCATTACTATCAGGGCCTCAGCTTAGATTTAAGTATATTTAGTGTGGACAAGCCATTTTGTGGTCTCTATTGATCGACATAATGATTTGCTCAGCAATATCAGAATTTGAGAAATGGCTGCTGGGCAGTATATAGCGCagaaaatgtaatgtatgttaccaaaaacagtaaaacacattaaaatagaagAAAAAGGAAGGGATGTTAGCATGTAATGCTGTGTTGACAGGTAGATTACTAAAAATGGAATGATAACTCAATAGGATGAGTGAAGAGTAGAAAACCAGCTATCACCGGCAACCTTTTCGAAGAAAACGTACTGAAATTTATGCTCTGTGGTTTAGTGAATCTTGTGTAGTCATAGGAACAGGCAAGGTCTCACTAGAAGTAAATTATTATGTATATAGTTTGGTTTCAGATCAGATTACATTTAATATAGTGGGAACACGGTTGGACAGGAGCTTTAAGGCGAGACTTGATGAAATACATTTTTGTGTCATGTAGTCAATTGGACAGTAGATTTAAAATAAATCAatactgtaaaaaattattgtgtcaAGGCTATACAGTACCTTAGATGCTGCATATACAGTTAGCAACGGGCTTGGAATAAGTGCTGCTGTTGATGATACATTGATTATCACACCTCTTCCCTTGCTTAGCATGCTAGGAATGACTAGCTGTGTCATTTGAGTTACAGAACCAATATTGCAGTTTATAATATTTAGGAACAGTTTTTCCTTATTTGGCACATCATGCAGGTACTCTGGATAAGAGTAACTCATTCCAACATTGTTGACAAGAACTCCAATATCCAAACTTGATAACTTTTCTGCTATAGGAGAATAGGTAGTGTTGTCATATATTGTGAAATCTACTTGTACAAATTCTGTGGAGACTCTATGGatattttctgaaagaaaaaataaaaaggttttaATCATTTAATGAATAATAGGTTTAATCATTTAATGAATAATAGGTTTCTGGAAATATACTATTAACttactaaatatttttaataactatgaCTTTACATCTCCCTCTTTTTAATTCTGGCCATAAAGACAAAAATGCTAAAAATTGTCTGTAGAGATGTTCAGGGAACTATTTTGGTATCCATTTGGAGTAATTTaatgtgagagattttttttttttcaaaaattatcgtTTCAAGGAGGCAACATTAAACTAAACAAAATTGTGAAGTGTCTTTGCTAGTGTTCCTTGTGTGTCTTTGTCCAAATTCCATCATCACATTGTTCTTCTCTCCACTTTTGTTCCATGATCTCTTCTCTTTGTATCTCTCTGATTCTTTTTGTATACTGCTCTGCCTTTTTCAGTCCTTCTTGCCAGTATCCATTGCAGTTATTGTATTCTACTTCACAATTTATTCTTTGGAGCTAAGAAGTTATTGAAGGTATAAAAAACTCATATTAAATGAATTTGAAGAGCTACACTATGGACGAGATGTAGGATGTATAATAACTCAACCTGAATCAGAGTATGTACACTTTTTATTTTCACTAATAAGGTACAATGAAGTTACATCTTTACACTCAGATGTTGTTAAGTGAGATGACAGTCAAAGATCACTCACATGTTGTCTCAGTTGACCACCAGCGAAGTTCTTTGTTGTCATGTACTTCCCACAGAGCCCCTTACCCCacctccccccctgcccccctccccttgTCCAACCTATAGTGTTTAGCACAGTGAGGGGAGAGTGTGGAGTGCAGGGGCAGTGAGAAAATGTGAAGACAGAGAGGTTGGCAGGATGCCATGTGGACATGCCAGGCATTTTGTAGCCTGCTGTGGGGTCGACGCTGGGAGGCAAAGTACACTGCACAACATTAAGGTGGTAGTTGTGAAGGCGCACCAGTACCCGATGCATGTGGCCAAAGTGTGAGTGCG
This portion of the Schistocerca serialis cubense isolate TAMUIC-IGC-003099 chromosome 3, iqSchSeri2.2, whole genome shotgun sequence genome encodes:
- the LOC126471378 gene encoding very-long-chain 3-oxoacyl-CoA reductase-like, yielding MATDGEDASAPYVKIGVSCLVAAVIVVAYTAYRLTHRPPNFKTMGQWAVVTGATDGIGKAYAFALAKKGLNILLISRSREKLIAVATEIQNIHRVSTEFVQVDFTIYDNTTYSPIAEKLSSLDIGVLVNNVGMSYSYPEYLHDVPNKEKLFLNIINCNIGSVTQMTQLVIPSMLSKGRGVIINVSSTAALIPSPLLTVYAASKAYTEKFSRDLADEYRHKGLVIQCVSPGYVATKMSKIRRPSLMAPDAKKYVDSALKKVGVTESTTGYFPHSILVGPYSKKPLTF